The proteins below are encoded in one region of Berryella intestinalis:
- a CDS encoding MiaB/RimO family radical SAM methylthiotransferase, with protein MKFTVINLGCKVNRVESDDVAAALIAQGGRSVSMEQADLVVVNTCTVTGEADKKARKAVRQALRANGYSQVLVTGCASAIDPGEFRDMDARVEVVPKGRLSERIPSDPGARALRMGEGFRTRVSIKVQDGCDHACTFCIVHVARGRATSVSAARVVDEAVAYARAGAKEIVLTGINLGSYASEGVDLAGLLERLLERTASFDGRGAPPRFRVSSIEPQDVSDNLVDIMARSEGRVCRHLHLPLQSGSSRVLSEMARDYSADWFEALVSRMYERMPMLSLSTDVIVGFPGETEEDFLMTKELVERLAFSCLHVFPYSLREGTPAALRTDQVDEQVKRRRAAQLRRLSAELGRRDYERRVGTVEQVAVEANSALTESYHEVPVPLMAMAGDLVPVVIQPRAEGC; from the coding sequence TTGAAGTTCACGGTGATCAATCTAGGATGCAAGGTCAACCGCGTCGAATCCGACGACGTAGCGGCCGCCCTCATCGCGCAGGGCGGCCGCTCGGTCTCTATGGAGCAGGCCGACCTCGTGGTGGTGAACACCTGCACGGTCACGGGCGAGGCCGACAAGAAGGCCCGCAAGGCCGTCCGCCAGGCGCTGCGCGCGAACGGGTATTCCCAGGTGCTGGTAACCGGCTGCGCATCGGCCATCGACCCGGGCGAGTTCAGGGACATGGATGCGCGCGTCGAAGTGGTGCCCAAGGGGCGCCTGTCGGAGCGCATCCCGTCCGACCCGGGCGCCCGCGCCCTGCGCATGGGCGAGGGCTTCCGCACGCGGGTGAGCATCAAGGTCCAAGACGGATGCGACCACGCCTGCACGTTCTGCATCGTGCACGTCGCCCGGGGACGCGCGACCAGCGTTTCTGCGGCCCGGGTCGTCGACGAGGCCGTCGCCTACGCGCGCGCCGGGGCCAAGGAGATCGTGCTTACCGGCATCAACCTGGGTTCGTACGCTTCGGAAGGCGTTGACCTGGCCGGGCTTTTGGAGCGGCTGCTGGAGCGCACGGCGTCCTTCGACGGGCGCGGGGCGCCTCCGCGCTTCCGCGTATCGAGCATCGAGCCCCAGGATGTGAGCGACAACCTCGTCGACATCATGGCCCGCTCCGAGGGCCGCGTCTGCCGCCATCTGCATCTGCCCTTGCAGTCGGGCAGTTCGCGCGTCCTTTCCGAGATGGCGCGCGACTATTCGGCCGATTGGTTCGAGGCGCTGGTTTCGCGCATGTACGAGCGCATGCCGATGCTGTCTTTGTCCACCGACGTGATCGTGGGGTTTCCAGGCGAGACCGAAGAGGATTTCCTCATGACGAAGGAGCTGGTCGAGCGCTTGGCGTTTTCCTGCTTGCACGTGTTTCCCTACTCGCTGCGCGAGGGAACGCCCGCAGCGCTCAGGACCGACCAGGTGGACGAGCAGGTGAAGCGCCGCCGCGCGGCGCAGCTGCGCCGGTTGTCGGCGGAGTTGGGGCGGCGCGACTACGAGCGGCGCGTGGGGACGGTCGAGCAAGTGGCGGTGGAGGCCAACAGCGCCCTCACCGAAAGCTACCACGAGGTCCCCGTTCCCTTGATGGCGATGGCCGGGGACCTTGTCCCGGTGGTCATCCAGCCGCGCGCGGAGGGATGCTAG